Proteins co-encoded in one Oreochromis aureus strain Israel breed Guangdong linkage group 3, ZZ_aureus, whole genome shotgun sequence genomic window:
- the arhgef15b gene encoding rho guanine nucleotide exchange factor 15 — MSVQEPPTSTLPFKPEAKPRPEIPPKPQCSSPPLGERDSNVRRSGGKVKRIVNQFSKQESTERLEPATNGTAEVKPVRRSKRPPTIKPKPRVRLQLQKEAEQAAPPLPKKRSRLAKKQKEIGGEEEGDRSSVEGGRSEPDGKEVEVEHPGGGKVETEHNHDTPVSPCCAPNCSCICHLQRPGMKLIWVPVNMEDDGEEGGGGEDDEIDGVEQREEDEEDWEDEEVEFGDEGDSETEDTGDTFAIEEDEVTKQEKAKFHESLNVLIADNHRRRSDPGPRSILNTLAIARTESPPIPPKRTQSPQIQHGSAQNEEENIYEATLPVIYPTPKNNAVECKELDIPLIKVCKLGRRSKLTNSLSDPTSELEKEGETIVTPDEVPPAIPPRIPLNQDSRSQTIPRGGIPLPMLTPEEGHLLRPSSPSGSATTGLSPQRAHTPPPHSSLQPQRPAPPPPKAEPRRLSTASVQSHTLKKGEENGGKEEEKEDKSEEKRSSIRRKIGFIFDTRLQDEPLYQTYRASVITKEIRRQTVCRNISKTSADYAMDHPGRRPGTGTGTGFGTGNGGPRGSPVPTPTQSTLWQELPNVRDSGVLENLSSDQCKYQESMFEVLTSETSYLRSLHVLTEHFMESRELEETMIIRDRKTLFSNILKIREVSERFLKDLEERIFQNVVFSDICDIINYHAQHNFPAYIDYVRNQIYQEKIFTELMKSNLQFSAVITRLQESPQCQRLPFMSFLLLPFQRITRIKMLIENILKRTKEGTKEEETASKALASVSKIIDICNTEVGKMKQMEELIHISTTLEFDKLKAIPIISQTRYLEKKGELQEMSKGATLFNMRAKFTPVYFFLFNDLLVIAAKKGAERFVVLDHAHRSLVQVQPIEEIGTSGSPFEHCFNLTLLENHQGRLFERLIKASSQSDMDRWMAAFPNTTNQERDDKEVIYEDWDCPQVQCVEQYIAQQADELNLEPTEIINVIRKTNEGWYEGTRLSDGQKGWFPVANVIEITNEHVRRRNLRERYRVMQAATLVANSKTRTLQ; from the exons ATGTCCGTCCAGGAACCACCGACGTCCACTTTACCTTTCAAACCCGAGGCCAAGCCGAGGCCGGAGATtcctccaaaaccacaatgcaGTTCCCCCCCTCTGGGAGAGAGGGACAGCAATGTCAGACGCTCTGGAGGGAAGGTCAAGAGGATTGTGAACCAGTTCAGCAAGCAGGAGTCCACTGAAAGGTTGGAACCGGCCACCAATGGTACTGCAGAAGTCAAGCCAGTTAGACGGTCCAAGAGGCCTCCTACGATAAAGCCCAAACCCCGGGTGAGACTGCAGCTTCAGAAGGAGGCAGAGCAGGCAGCGCCGCCGCTGCCAAAGAAGAGGAGCCGTTTGGCGAAGAAACAAAAAGAGATTGGGGGAGAAGAGGAGGGGGACAGAAGCAGCGTGGAAGGAGGCCGATCAG AGCCTGATGGAAAGGAGGTTGAGGTCGAACATCCCGGAGGAGGTAAAGTGGAGACGGAGCACAATCATGACACGCCTGTCAGCCCGTGCTGTGCCCCAAACTGCAGCTGCATCTGCCACCTCCAGCGGCCTGGCATGAAACTTATATGGGTGCCCGTGAACATGGAAGATGATGGGGAGGAGGGTGGAGGTGGAGAGGACGATGAAATTGATGGGGTAGAGCAGagggaggaggatgaggaagacTGGGAGGATGAGGAAGTAGAGTTTGGGGATGAAGGGGACAGTGAGACAGAGGACACGGGGGACACTTTTGCGATTGAGGAGGACGAGGTGACGAAACAAGAAAAAGCAAAGTTCCACGAGTCTTTGAATGTTTTAATTGCAGACAATCACAGGAGGCGTTCCGACCCAGGTCCTCGCTCCATTCTCAACACCCTTGCTATCGCTCGCACTGAGTCTCCCCCCATTCCCCCAAAACGTACGCAGTCACCGCAAATTCAGCACGGAAGTGCTCAAAATGAAGAAGAGAATATTTACGAGGCCACGCTTCCAGTGATTTACCCCACTCCTAAAAACAACGCAGTTGAGTGTAAGGAGCTGGATATTCCTCTAATCAAAGTTTGCAAACTAGGCCGTCGGTCCAAACTGACCAACAGTCTGTCAGATCCCACGTCCGAGttagagaaagagggagaaaccATAGTGACCCCGGACGAAGTCCCGCCTGCTATCCCTCCGAGGATCCCTTTGAACCAGGACAGTCGCAGCCAAACAATACCCAGGGGCGGCATTCCTCTTCCCATGCTCACACCGGAGGAGGGTCATTTGTTGCGACCCTCCTCCCCCAGTGGCTCCGCCACCACTGGACTGAGCCCTCAGCGAGCCCACACTCCACCTCCACACAGTTCCCTCCAACCTCAGAGACccgcaccaccaccaccaaaggCAGAACCCAGGAGGCTCAGCACTGCCTCAGTGCAATCCcacacactgaaaaaag GGGAGGAGAATGgagggaaagaggaagagaaggaggacAAAAGCGAAGAAAA GAGGAGTTCTATCAGGAGGAAGATTGGGTTCATTTTCGACACTCGTCTGCAGGATG AACCTCTCTACCAGACGTACCGGGCTTCTGTCATCACAAAGGAGATCCGGCGCCAGACAGTTTGCCgtaacatcagcaaaactagtGCGGACTATGCTATGGACCACCCCGGTCGTCGACCTGGGACTGGAACCGGAACCGGGTTCGGGACTGGTAATGGAGGACCGAGGGGCAGCCCGGTGCCCACACCGACTCAGAGCACTCTGTGGCAGGAACTCCCAAATGTGCGGGACAGCGGGGTGCTGGAGAATCTCAGCTCTGACCAGTGCAAGTACCAGGAG AGTATGTTTGAGGTCCTGACATCAGAGACCTCTTACTTGCGATCTCTTCATGTTCTGACCGAACACTTCATGGAGAGCCGGGAGCTGGAAGAGACGATGATCATCAGAGACAGGAAGACGCTCTTCTCCAACATCCTGAAGATCCGTGAGGTCAGCGAGAG ATTCTTGAAAGACTTGGAGGAACGCATATTTCAGAACGTGGTGTTCTCTGACATTTGTGATATAATCAACTACCACGCCCAGCACAACTTCCCCGCCTACATCGACTACGTACGCAACCAGATCTACCAGGAAAAGATATTCACTGAGCTCAT GAAGAGCAATCTGCAGTTCAGTGCAGTCATCACTCGTCTCCAAGAGTCGCCTCAGTGCCAGCGGCTGCCCTTCATGTCTTTCTTGCTACTGCCCTTCCAGCGAATAACACGCATCAAAATGCTCATTGAG AACATCCTGAAGAGAACAAAAGAGGGGACGAAAGAGGAGGAGACAGCCTCAAAGGCTTTGGCCTCTGTGTCCAAG ATCATTGACATTTGTAACACAGAGGTGGGAAAGATGAAACAGATGGAGGAGCTTATTCATATCTCTACGACACTGGAGTTTGACAAGCTCAAG GCCATCCCCATCATCTCCCAGACTCGATATCTGGAGAAAAAGGGAGAGCTCCAGGAAATGTCCAAAGGAGCGACTCTCTTCAACATGAGGGCAAAGTTCACTCCTGTCTACTTCTTCCTGTTCAACGACCTGCTCGTCATTGCTGCCAAAAAGGG CGCGGAGCGTTTTGTGGTGCTCGACCATGCCCATCGCTCTCTGGTGCAAGTGCAGCCAATAGAGGAAATTGGGACCAGTGGGAGCCCCTTCGAACACTGCTTCAATCTCACGCTGCTGGAAAACCACCAGGGACGCCTGTTTGAGCGGCTCATCAAAGCTTCCTCTCA GTCAGACATGGACAGGTGGATGGCAGCTTTCCCCAACACCACCAACCAAGAGAGAGATGATAAGGAAGTGATTTACGAGGACTGGG ACTGTCCTCAGGTGCAGTGCGTGGAACAGTACATTGCCCAGCAAGCGGACGAGCTCAACCTGGAGCCCACTGAGATCATCAACGTTATCCGCAAAACCAACGAGG GCTGGTACGAAGGAACCCGCCTGTCAGATGGTCAGAAGGGCTGGTTCCCTGTAGCGAATGTCATCGAGATCACCAACGAACACGTGAGGAGGAGGAACCTCCGGGAGCGCTACAGAGTCATGCAGGCAGCGACTTTGGTTGCAAACAGCAAGACCCGCACCCTTCAGTAG
- the LOC116330752 gene encoding uncharacterized protein LOC116330752, producing the protein MNSEEHLSRPRKTVLHPLSNRTLYHPSFLPLYRAAGLPRHSQENAQTGAHPTTPAEFFYTDPTMCCGRRIPNRLSGLKVFDCLQLNTPRPIMSACLAPPNRPDPFRSGPHPTRDLGSPTWRTQTIHPQVQPRRVVLQLTQEEDQAVTNLLKLHHQMDDSNLSLFLSHPCAKDAEEGYKPARGALMEGTVWSDAELEVADTLSSQLKINYVDLLKAQNRNETAKTPPGPLLCPGPQTHQEPEALLALGSNAFPLKTSPVIKSKVSVFEGFMEAKEQRLSDLEGDAVDVLLSLMDVDIVQ; encoded by the exons ATGAACAGCGAGGAGCATTTATCG AGGCCCAGGAAGACGGTCCTGCACCCTCTGTCCAACAGGACCCTGTACCACCCCTCCTTCCTGCCCCTGTACAGGGCCGCAGGTCTCCCACGCCACAGTCAAGAAAACGCTCAAACAGGAG CTCACCCCACCACGCCTGCAGAGTTCTTCTACACTGACCCCACCATGTGCTGTGGCAGGAGAATCCCTAATAGACTCAGTGGGTTAAAG GTATTTGATTGCTTGCAGCTCAACACGCCACGACCCATCATGTCCGCCTGCCTGGCCCCACCAAACCGCCCAGACCCATTCAGATCAGGACCACACCCCACTAGAGATCTGGGTAGCCCCACTTGGAGAACACAAACCATTCACCCTCAGGTGCAGCCAAGGCGGGTTGTCCTCCAGCTTACCCAGGAGGAGGACCAGGCCGTTACTAACCTGCTGAAACTGCACCATCAAATGGACGACTCAAACCTCAGTCTATTCCTCAGTCATCCTTGCGCTAAGGATGCTGAGGAGGGGTACAAACCTGCTCGTGGTGCACTGATGGAGGGAACGGTTTGGTCAGATGCAGAGCTTGAAGTCGCTGACACTCTCTCGagtcaattaaaaataaattatgttgaCTTGTTGAAGGCCCAAAACCGAAATGAAACAGCAAAAACTCCTCCTGGTCCTCTGCTATGCCCAGGCCCTCAAACACACCAGGAACCTGAAGCCTTACTTGCATTAGGAAGTAACGCCTTTCCCCTGAAGACATCCCCAGTGATCAAGAGCAAAGTGAGTGTCTTTGAAGGGTTTATGGAAGCAAAGGAACAGAGGCTCTCAGATTTGGAGGGGGATGCCGTGGACGTGCTCCTGAGCCTCATGGATGTTGATATCGTACAGTGA
- the LOC116330724 gene encoding uncharacterized protein LOC116330724, translating to MAFLFSVAFLLSVCSAAICDLITDGVHMECRERYFMIAVDLSFTGKEPRFEAVDRTGVYAITEQYAAKCGYTVSALSLLGHVELRASYFSCHTDNKDDMFSFNFNLIATHKGKEASYALNKTCTLSLQWSHREVTCEMNYMEVSVRSDVTCPFGTNGHNRNASKAVRSATTSDWQVTFQRPEEQMPSMNVAQARKRGYTFDSRDGRLLFRTPYGQPDSLSTEVENVPVEAVYATVFSRQNWVVLMVDLLAACSMYEGYFDDAGYMMWKTPEALYPSVGGTQIRIGLNGDPMEQLIAEKKGYIVEKHKGTVHIGIPYNAEGGHRKSFVIGSLYEFYVFDLSVEQISLDRDYVETMLQFRRTLVTPLLPCTIFTHNQTVLKEQMFTIYLGDVPEDVVLVSIQLNEQDFTLPFANTSTYNIAEVLYPNGTHGYTLKVPFHDLVVKQKFFIEDAVLQFMLDINYTLAVLPGNESYYHSASIVALLTDVSPPAFDAVCSESGIRFKLDHQPFDYLWEFTIGLDVLTSDLANRRGYILSNDSQSLRLDVPLATHGYKYQDVTLKGFSGTFEILVRVRETSEVQTSTVKTCLFNPPEFIMCSTDGMMTVVANLPLVVSSGGRTLRMSLMDNSCGPKDMNGTRALFSFPVNSCGFIFELGKDYVTYQNEIFYNKNYQNMVSNDVTERVIVQCTYPLSSLRQLFTMYRFVSDTVGVGKIIRTVQPTAGLQHPSRKPTAGLQSTPAIARHTQPIAFVPGVRPSTRYFRVSRVHNLAGG from the exons ATGGCATTTTTGTTTAG TGTGGCCTTTCTCCTGTCCGTGTGCTCAGCTGCAATTTGTGATCTCATTACGGATG GAGTTCATATGGAGTGTCGCGAGCGTTACTTCATGATAGCTGTTGATCTCTCCTTCACTGGAAAGGAACCTCGCTTTGAGGCTGTGG acaggacaggagtGTATGCCATCACTGAACAGTATGCTGCAAAGTGCGGCTATACCGTgagtgctctctctctcctgggCCACGTGGAGCTCAGAGCTTCTTATTTCAGCTGCCACACTGACAACAAA GATGACATGTTCTCCTTTAATTTTAACTTGATTGCTACACATAAGGGAAAGGAAGCCAGCTATGCACTGAACAAGACCTGCACATTATCTCTCCAATGGTCTCACAGAGAGGTTACCTGTGAGATGAACTACATGGAG gtgtctgtgaggagtgatgTTACCTGTCCTTTTGGGACAAACGGACACAACAGGAATGCATCCAAAGCT GTACGCAGTGCCACCACCTCAGACTGGCAGGTGACTTTTCAAAGACCGGAGGAGCAGATGCCGTCCATGAACGTCGCTCAAGCACGGAAGCGAGGCTATACGTTTGACTCGAGGGATGGAAGACTTCTGTTTCGAACGCCCTATGGACAACCTGACTCACTGAGCACTGAG GTGGAGAATGTTCCAGTGGAGGCAGTCTATGCAACTGTGTTCTCCAGACAAAACTGGGTTGTCCTCATGGTTGACCTCTTGGCAGCTTGCTCGATGT ATGAAGGATACTTTGATGACGCAGGCTATATGATGTGGAAGACTCCAGAGGCGCTGTACCCGAGTGTTGGTGGCACACAGATCAGGATTGGACTCAACGGGGATCCCATGGAGCAGCTTATTGCAGAGAAGAAGGGTTACATTGTTGAGAAGCACAAAGGCACAGTCCATATAGGCATCCCTTATAATGCTGAAGGGGGACACAGGAAG AGCTTTGTCATTGGGAGTCTCTATGAGTTTTATGTCTTCGACCTCTCCGTGGAGCAGATCTCATTAGATCGTGACTATGTGGAGACCATGCTCCAGTTTCGCAGGACTCTGGTTACTCCCCTGTTGCCCTGCACGATTTTCACTCATAATCAAACAGTCCTTAAAGAACAGATGTTCACAATCTATCTCGGCGATGTTCCTGAAGATGTGGTGTTAGTTTCTATCCAGCTGAATGAACAAGACTTTACGTTGCCATTTGCAAATACAAGCACCTACAACATCGCTGAAGTTCTTTACCCCAACGGCACCCATGGCTACACACTGAAGGTGCCGTTCCACGACCTTGTTGTCAAACAGAAG TTCTTTATAGAAGATGCAGTTCTTCAGTTTATGCTGGATATTAACTACACGCTGGCTGTGCTACCTGGAAACGAGTCTTATTACCACTCAGCATCTATTGTGGCACTGCTCACAGATGTCT CACCTCCAGCCTTTGATGCTGTCTGCTCTGAGTCTGGGATACGCTTCAAGCTGGACCATCAGCCTTTTGACTACTTGTGGGAGTTTACCATCGGCTTAGACGTGCTAACCTCAGACCTGGCAAACCGGCGCGGCTACATCTTGAGTAACGACAGCCAGAGTCTGAGGCTTGATGTGCCACTTGCCACTCATGGGTATAAATACCAG GACGTCACTTTGAAGGGATTCTCAGGAACTTTTGAGATTCTTGTGAGGGTTCGTGAAACATCAGAAGTCCAGACGTCCACGGTTAAGACCTGTCTGTTCAATCCCCCAGAATTCATTA TGTGTTCGACTGATGGGATGATGACTGTGGTGGCAAACCTGCCTCTGGTAGTCTCAAGTGGAGGGAGAACCTTAAGAATGAGCCTCATGGACAACTCCTGTGGGCCTAAAGATATGAATGGCACCAGGGccctcttttcttttccagtcaACAGCTGTGGATTCATATTTGAG CTTGGAAAGGATTATGTGACTTACCAAAATGAGATCTTCTACAACAAGAATTACCAGAATATGGTTTCTAATGATGTGACTGAGAG GGTGATCGTGCAGTGTACATATCCTCTATCTAGTCTCCGTCAGCTCTTCACAATGTACAGATTTGTGTCTGACACGGTTGGTGTTGGTAAAATCATCCGCACAGTGCAGCCCACAGCAG GGCTGCAACATCCCAGCAGAAAGCCCACTGCAGGACTTCAAAGCACCCCTGCTATAGCAAGACACACACAACCTATTGCGTTTGTACCTGGTGTTCGTCCATCTACTCGATACTTCAGAGTTTCTAGGGTTCACAATCTTGCAGGTGGCTAA